The window GCCCGAGCCGGGGATTCCAGTCCCTGCCGTTGGCCGTCAGCGAATCTCCGAGCAGGACGATCCGCACCTTTGCGGGCGATTCGGACAGGATGCGCCGGATCACCTCGCCGGCCAGGTTCGATCGGACGGAGGCCGGAAGGGGTTCTCCGTCCGGGAGCATCCCGCCGAGGAATTGCCGGACATTGGACGCGAACCGGGCGAGCCCGGCTTCGTCGAGCATCACTCCGTCGGCGGTGTACTCCGCAGAGAGGCAAGTCCCGTCGGTCAGACCTGCCGAGGGGTCGAAACAGGCGTAGCCCCGGCTTACGGCGAAGCCTTTCAGCGCTTCGTTGAGCCGGGCGATGCGGTCGTTCAGACCGGGATGTTCGCCGGATGCCGGGAGCGTTAGCAGGATCACTGGCCGGACTCCCGCCGCATCGAGCCGTTCGCAGATCGCCCGGTAGGCTTCCAGCGTGCGCGGCATCGGTTGCCCGAGCAGGATTTCGGGCAGTCCCGAATAGACCGCGCAGATCTCCGGACGGCGGTTCAGCAGCCGTTCGTCGAGGTTCCACAACTGTTGCGAGAGCAGGAAATTCTTGTCTCCGGCGTCCGCCACGTCGTATTCCGGCAGCTCCTTCCGCCAGTCGATGTTGCATCCTTCGCCGTTCGTGATGAACCCGACGACGGGCCGGGCGCAGCAGTTGGCGGCGGTGAGCAGGCCGGAAAGCAGCCATATGTAAAATAGAGTGCGTTTCATCGGACGGTTTTGTAAAATCCGGGCGGAGCATTCCGCCCGGATTCTTCGGTTTAGTCGCGGTCGCGGACGCAGCGCACGTTCACCAGCATCGAAGCCGTGCCGTCTCCCTCGCTCCACGGGCGCGAATTGAAATTCCAGGGAACGATCTCGTTGCTCCAGCCGAACACCTCGAACATCTGGGCCGTCGTGGCGTCGGTCTTGGTCGTCGTCCAGAAGCTGGCCTTGTCGTCGGCATTGTCCGGCGAGGGGACGTTGCCGTGCCAGAACTTGCCGGCCGGTACGATGTTCAGCCCCGTGTCATTCGTGCCCGTGCTGCCGGTCCAGTACTGCGCCGACTTGACCCGCGCGGCGCTGTAATCCGCGGCGGCCCGCACGGCTTTCCACTCCTGCATGGTGGAGACGTGCCATCCCTCGGGGCAGACGCCCTGCATGCGGGTGTCTTCGGCCTCGGTGGCCTCTTCGTAGGTCCGCAAGGCCGTCGGCCAGCTGTAATAGACGCCGCGCACTTTCGCATCGCCGATCAGGTCGTTGGCGAAGGTCTTGGCCGCGGGTTTTCCGTAGATCACATCGACGGTCGTGAATGCCGTTCCGTCGCTGTACGACAGGGCCCGGAGGTTCTCGGCCATCCAGATGTCTTCGCCGATCTTCACCACCGCATAGGTCTCCGGGCTGGCCGGGTCGCGCAGGTCGGTGTAGGGGCGCAGCATGCCCGTCAGCCGCAGGCTCCGGGTCTCGGACGGCGCGGTCTTGATACTGACCGTCGAGGTCACGCGCCAGTAGACCGTGCGGGTGAGGTAGGCGCCTCCCAGGTCGGAGAGCATGTCGTCGAGCAGCGAGTGGGTCAGCTCGGCGGATTTCTCGGCCGTCAGGGGCCGGGTTTTCGACGCGCTCATGTCGGCATTGAGGCTGTATTCGAGCGCATAGGTGACTCCGCGGGCGTTGCAGGTCCATGCCGCCGTGCTCAGCGTCTCGTCCTTGCGGGCATAGTCGAGGGCGTAGTCCGTTCCGTCGGCCGGGCCTGCGGTGAGAGTGATCGGATCGGCGGCGGTTACGGCTTCGAACCGTCGGATGTAGACGATCCGTTCGGTTTCGTCGGCTGCGGCGAACTCCGTGTCGCTCGGCGTCACGCTCCACGTGAATTTCTTCTTTTGCGAGGCGACCATGCCGAAAGTCTGTTCCAGCAGCAGGTCCAGATCACCCTGCGAAATCTCGTAGGAGGCCGTTTCGCCCGTGCTGAAGGTCGCGCTCTTGTCGAATTCGGCGTCGTGGAGCCGCAGGGTGTACGTGATTCCCGTCGTGTCGCAGGCCCACGCGAATTTCACCGCTTCGTCGGCCTTTTCCGCATCGAGCAGCAGTTCGGCGTCGGCCGCGGGCTCCGCGAGCGTCAGCGCCGCCGGGTCTTTCGTGAAGCGCCGGACGGTCGCCGTGCGCACGGCGCTGTTCTCGATCGGGTTGTTCAGATCGCCCGTGCCCGTCACCTGCCAGTAGATCGCGGTTTCGGCGTTCCGTTCGATCCCCTGCGCCGCCAGCCAGTCGTCCAGCTCCTGCATGGTGAAGGCGTGCGAGGTTTCCGACCGGCAGGGCACGGTCATCGTCCCTTCGCCGGAAAGTCCGGCGTCGAGACCGACATGCAACGTGTAGTCGGGAACGGTCGAGGGGCACTCCCATTCGAAGGCGACCCCGGCTTCGGGGCTCTTCTTGTCGAGGACGATCTTCGCCTCGCTTGCGGGGCTCTGAAGCAGGATCAGCCCCGTCGGGAGTTCGCAGCGTGTGACGGTCAGCCGCCGCACCTCGTCGCACCAGCCGACCTCGGGATCGACCACTTCGACCGTCCAGTAGAGCTTCACCGTGGCGCCGACGGCGACGTTCATGGAGCTCAGCACCGAATCGAGTTGCAGCGTGGACATCCGCCACGAGTCGCTCACGCCGGGATTCTGTTCGCAGGAGGTCGTGAATCGCTCGTCCAGACCGAAGCGCAGTTTGTAGTCGATGAAATGGCGGCGCGAATGCCATGCGAAGGTGTAGAGCGAGTCGGGATGTTCGTGATCGAGGACGATGACCGTGTCGATCGCCGGGCGGGTCAGCGTCACCGGCTGGCGCCCCACCTCGTAGAAATCGTTTTCCTTGTTGCAGCCGCCGATCCACAGGGGAGCGGCGAACAGGGCCGCCAGAGCGGTATTTCGGATGATGTTGTTCATGGCCTTTGGTTTTAATGGTTATACGCCCCGATGTTGCGTGCGTTGCCGATGCGCTCGCCCCAGAAGTCGGTCGTGAGCGGGAATACCGGTTCGTCGGCGATTCCGGCGCCCGCACCGATGCAGGGCGACCCCGCGGCCAGTTGCAGTCCGGCGAGGATCTGCTCCTTGTCGATCAGGTCGTTATCGGCGGTGAACTCCTCCACGAGGCGGACGAATTTCGGGTCGGCGAGGATCGTTCCGACGTTGTGGCCGCCCGTGCCGGGGATGGTTCCCTCCCGGTAGCCGCAGATGCAGTTGTTGCGCAGAATCAGCCCCCGGTCGTCGATGAACTCGCCCGTGCCGACCTTGACGAAGGGATTGGCCGTGCCGGTGGTGTTGTAGAAGATGTTGTTGGTGAAGACCAGCGACCCTTCGATGTTGGTGTAGCTGTCGAACGTGACGGCCGTGTTGTCGGCGTGCGTCGCGGCGGAACGGGTCTTGATGATGGTGTTGTTGTAGAAATGGCATCCGCCCACGCGGCCCACCACGTCGATCGTCGATGAAAGGGTCTGGCCGTTGCCCTTCACGTAGTCGCGCGTGCCGTCGTTGATGCTGACGTTGTAGCGCACCACCGTGCCCTCCTGCGAGACGAAATTGCGGTCGAACGCCACGTCGCTCGGGCAGAGCATCAGCCAGCCGCCCGTGTTGTTGTAGGAGATGTTGTACTCGAAGAGCGTGTTGCGGCAGTTCTGATCAACGTCGAACGCCTGTCCGTCCCACGTGGCCTTGTGGTCCTGCACGGTGTTGTAGCGGAAGATCGTGCCGTCGCTGTGGATGCACCACAGGGCTGCGGCGGCCTCCATGCGGTTGGGGACGCTCTCGTCGGCGAAATCGCCCGGCGCGCAGTTGCGCACGACGTTGTACTCCACGAGGGCGTCGTCGCAGCCGTTGACGATGATCTGGTCGCCGGGGATGCCCTCGAAGACGTTCCGGCGGAACACGAAGCCCGTGTTGGCCTTGCGCAGCGAGCGGTCGCCCGTCGAGAGATAGCCCGTCAGTCCGTCGCGCTGGCAGTCGGTCAGCCGGCAGTCCTCGACCACCAGGTCGTGGAACGACGACGGGTTCGAACCCCCGATGACGTTGTAGTAGAAGATGCCCGAGCCGCCGCCTTCGTTGTGGTGGGTCTTCGTGCCGTAGACATCGGCGATCTCGCAGCGGCGGATGTGGATGTGGTTCATCACGCCGCCCTCGATGTTGTCGGCCTCGATGCGGATGCCGGCGATCTTGGGCCGCGGGGCTTCGCCCTTGTTGGTGATCCGCAGGTCCTGCAACTCCCAGTACTGGACATTGCGGATCAGGATGGCTTCGTAGTTTCCGCCGCCCGCGATCTCGGGCAGGGGCAGGCTCTCGTCCCCGTAGGAGCCCAACACGATCGGCGCCTCGGCCGAACCGCTGCCACGCAGCGTGAGCGATCCGTTGTAGACCGTACCGCGCTTGATGAGGATCGTGTCGCCGGCCTTCCACGAACGCTCCAGGATGCGGTCGATGCTCTCCCACGCCTGCGAGGGGGAGTGCCCGGTGTTGTAGTAGGCCCCGTTTTCGGGGTCGATGTAGTAGCGGTGGGGATAGGCGGCCTCCTCCGGACCGTTTTGCGGGGTGCGGGGTTCGTCCTCCTTGCAGGCCGCGAGCTGGCAGGCGCCCAGCAGCGCGGCGAATATGATCAGGTGCATTTTCATGGCTTTTTCGCAGTTTGGGTTTACATCGGGTCCATCACGCAGCGGATGGGGTACATGTGGTTCTCGACCGACGGTACGATGCTGTACGACTGCATGTTCAGCGTCGAGGCGTCGTCGTAGATCGAGAGCAGGACGGCTTTCGTGGGATCGTCGGCCGAGGCGCTGTCGCCGTAGGCGAACTGCATGCCTCGCAGACGGGGCGTCGATGTCCAGAACCGCGCCGTGAAGGTCGGGTCGGTGAGGAACGTCAGCCCTTCGTGCCAGTAGAATCCCGATACCGCGACGTTCATCTTGGCGCTGTTCGTGATGCCGGCGGTTGTCGGCCAGTAGGAGGGGTCTTTCACGGCATTGGCACCGTCGGCCCCGAGGTATTCGCGCAGGGCGTTGAATTCGTCCATCGAGGGCAGGTGCCACCCCTCGGGGCAGACGCCCTGCACCGTTTGGCCCGCTTCGTAGGCGGCTTTGGCCTCGTCCCACGTCAGACGCGTGGCGACGGCCCACGAGTAGTAGCGGCCGACCTTCTGCACGTAGAGCGGGTCGTTGCAATAGCCGCCGCCCGCGGCCACCTTGGCTTCGACGGGCAGCGATTCGCCGTCGGCATAGACCGTGGCGCGCAGGTTCTCGGACATGATGGTCATCAGCGAACCGTCGTTGAGGATGAACTGGCAGGCTCCGTAGACCTCGCCGTCGCGGGCGTCGGTGAAGCTCTCGACCAGCGGAATGGCGCTGAAATAGCGCCACGAGGTGCGCACCTCGTGGCCGCGCGTCTGCTCGACGCGCCAGAAGAAGCGCTTGACGCCCGAGAAGTCGGGCCAGACGGTGCGCAGCATGTCGAGCATCTCCGAATTGGTCAGCACGAGCGAATCCTTTTGCCCCATGTCGTAGACGCAGGCGTTCTCGAAGTGCATGTCCACGTCGAAGGCGATCTTGTAGGTGGCTCCCGGACGTGCCTCCCAGGTGAAGACCTGCTTGTCGTCGGGTTTGAAGAAGTCGATCTTCAGGGTCGAGCCTTCGGCCGGGGAGACGGGGCGCGCCCACGTCGCATCGACGTAGTCGATCTGCTGTTCGCACGACAGGCTCAGCAGCGCGGCCAGAACGGCGGCCGCGGGAATCAGATATGCGGTGAAACGTTTCATTGTCAGTGGCATTGGGGGTTAATAACCGGGATTCTGGTCGTCGCGGATCAGCGGATTGGCGTTCAGCTCTTTGAGCGGAATCGGCCACAGATAGTCGCGGTCCTTGTTGAACGAACGCTTGTCGATGACGATCTCCTCGTACTGCCAGTAGGGCGACGTGGCGCCGCTCGAAGGGTAGTACTGCAATTTCGAAACGTCGAGGCCGTGGGCGTCGGTCATCACCTTCTCGGCAATCTTCCAGCGGCGGATGTCGTGCCAGCGCTGGCCCTCGTGGAAAAGCTCCACGCGGCGTTCGTTACGGATCAGCGCCCGCATGGTCTCCTTCGTGAGGTTGGGCAGCGATTCGGTGAGGGTGACCATCCCCACGCGGCGGCGCAGCCGGTCGATCATCTCGTAGGCGCCCTTGGGGCCGTTCTCCTCGTTCTCGGCCTCGGCCCACGCCAGCAGCACTTCGCCGTAGCGCATCAGGATCTTGTCGCCGCCGTCGTTGTTGAGGTTCCCGAGCGTCTCGTTGGCGCCCTTTTTGGCCGCGAAGCCGGTCTTGTTGTCCCAGTTGGCGGGCTGCCAGTGGACCTGATAGCGGGAGGTGCCGTCGCAGCGGTATTCGTCGCCGGGGCAGAGCACCGAGAGTTTCAGGCGCGGGTCGCGGTTCTCGAAGGGATAGTCCTTGTCGTAGGTCGGATCGGCCGGGATCGAGGCGCCGTTGTCGGCTTCGAGCGGCTTGACGGGCAGTCCGTTGGCCGTGAAGAAGCTGTTGACCATTTCGAGCGTCGTATTGAACGAGAACCAGTTGTACCACAGCTGGGTCATGTAGCTCGATCGCAGGTCCTCGGCGTAGTTGACCTTGAAGATCACCTCCTTGTTCGAGGGGTCGTTGATGCCTTCGTCGAGGAACAGCTTGCGGAAGTCGCCGTAGAGATCGTATCCGAGCTCCTTGATCGCCTTGGCGCAGGCGATGACCTCGGCGTTGTCGTATTCGTACTGCGCGATCTGCAATCGGAGCATGAGGGCCGCTCCGAGGCTGGCGACCTCGCCGCCCGGGATGTTGTCGAGATTCCCGACGGCATATTCCACGTCGCCCTTGATGAAGGCCATCACCTTGTCGAGTTCCTCGCGCGGGGCGTTCTCCTGCGGCGAGTTCTCGTCCACCAGCGGCACCCGGCCGTAGAAGCGCACCAGATCGAAATAGAACCATGCGCGCAGGAACCGCGCTTCGGCCAGGATTTTCCGGCTGTCCGCGGGGCCGATGCCCGTGGCGAGGGCCATCGACCGGATCAGGGAGTTTGCGCGCGAGATGGCCTGCCAGTCCTTGGTCCATTTCAGTTCGGCCCACCAGCTCGCGGCGGTCTGCGTTCCCGACGCGAATTCGGCGCTGAACTCCCAGGTGTGGTGGTTGTAGGAGTTGTCGCACATGTTTTCGTAGGTGTAGGGCGTGATGTAGGCCGGCGAATCGTCGTAGAAGCAGTAGTAGATGCCCGCCAACATGCTCTTGGCCTGCTCGACGCCCTTGAGGAAGGTGTTGGGCGAGGACTTGTCCACGGGAACGGTGTTCAGATAGTCGGCACAGCCGCTCGACCATCCCGCGAGCAGCAGGGCTGCGATGAAGAGTGTGGAAAACTTTTTCATGGCTCAGAAGGTTACGTTCAGGCCGGCCGTGAAGGTCCGGACCAGCGGGTAATCGTAGATGTTGGTGGCGTTGACGCCCGCACGCTCGGGGTCGAAACCCTTGTAGCGGGTGAGCGTAAAGAGGTTCTGGGCGCTGACGAAGACGCGGACGCCCGAAATCCCGATCTTGCCGACCAGCGATTTGGGGAGCGTGTAGCCCAGTTCGAGGTTTTTCATGCGCATGTAGGAGAGGTCCTCGACGTAATAGTCCGATTTGATCTTCGCGCGCTGGTTGTCGATGTAGACCCGCTGATAGGTGTTGTTGGGACGTTCGGGGGTCCAGCGTTCGGTCATCCAGGCCGCGGTGTTGTAGCCGTTGAAGAACGGGGAGACCAGTTCGCCCGTGCTCCATCCCTCGCCGCCGCAGACGCCCTGGAAGAAGGCCGTCAGGTCGAAGCCCTTCCAGCGGGCCCCGAGATTGAACGAGAAGAGGAAGTCGGGGTTGGGATCGCCCAGCGCCACCCGGTCGTGGTCCATGTCGATGATCCCGTCGCCGTTCTGGTCCTTGAAGCGGATGTCGCCCGGCGCGGCCACCAGTCCCGAGTAGGAGTTCACGGGGTTGCCGTTGCGGTCGAAGGTCGTCAGGTGGTTGTGGATCTCCTCGTCGCTCTGGTAGATGCCCTCCACCTCGTAGCCGTAGAGCGTGTTGATCGGCCGGCCCTCTTCGAGCAGGATGCCCGTCGTGGAGTTGAGGATCGGGCTCTGGCCCTTCAGGTCGAGAATCTTGTTGCGGTTGAAGGAGAGGTTGGCCCCGGCGCTGAACTCCCACTTGCGGAACGCCTTGAAGTAGGAGAGCGCGAATTCGCAGCCGGTGTTGCGCATGCGCCCGGCGTTTTTCCACGGGTCCTCGGTGAAGCCGAAGATGCCCGACACGGGCAGCTGCATCAGAATGTCGTCGGTCTCCTTCACGTAGAAGTCGCCCGTGAAGGTCAGCGAGCCGAACAGCCGCAGGTCCAGACCGATGTTGTACTGCGTGGTGGTCTCCCATGTGAGGCTTTTGTCGGCGATGTAGGAGGTTGCGGCTCCGGTGACCTGCTGGTTTTCCCAGATGTAGTTGCACGAACCGATCGAGAGGATGTCGATGCCGGCGTAGGAGCTCCATATCTTCTCGTTTCCGAGCTG of the Alistipes senegalensis JC50 genome contains:
- a CDS encoding SGNH/GDSL hydrolase family protein encodes the protein MKRTLFYIWLLSGLLTAANCCARPVVGFITNGEGCNIDWRKELPEYDVADAGDKNFLLSQQLWNLDERLLNRRPEICAVYSGLPEILLGQPMPRTLEAYRAICERLDAAGVRPVILLTLPASGEHPGLNDRIARLNEALKGFAVSRGYACFDPSAGLTDGTCLSAEYTADGVMLDEAGLARFASNVRQFLGGMLPDGEPLPASVRSNLAGEVIRRILSESPAKVRIVLLGDSLTANGRDWNPRLGRNDIRNAGQGGYLTGQMLWMLDTCVIAARPEICFVLAGINDLFNDIPPATVFANQRRIATRLIAGGVRPVVQSVLFVHGNPALNARIGELNARLREWCAENGIDWLDLNPDLADADGLKREYTTDGTHLTEQGYAIWSGRLRRYLGNRNTNL
- a CDS encoding xylose ABC transporter, coding for MHLIIFAALLGACQLAACKEDEPRTPQNGPEEAAYPHRYYIDPENGAYYNTGHSPSQAWESIDRILERSWKAGDTILIKRGTVYNGSLTLRGSGSAEAPIVLGSYGDESLPLPEIAGGGNYEAILIRNVQYWELQDLRITNKGEAPRPKIAGIRIEADNIEGGVMNHIHIRRCEIADVYGTKTHHNEGGGSGIFYYNVIGGSNPSSFHDLVVEDCRLTDCQRDGLTGYLSTGDRSLRKANTGFVFRRNVFEGIPGDQIIVNGCDDALVEYNVVRNCAPGDFADESVPNRMEAAAALWCIHSDGTIFRYNTVQDHKATWDGQAFDVDQNCRNTLFEYNISYNNTGGWLMLCPSDVAFDRNFVSQEGTVVRYNVSINDGTRDYVKGNGQTLSSTIDVVGRVGGCHFYNNTIIKTRSAATHADNTAVTFDSYTNIEGSLVFTNNIFYNTTGTANPFVKVGTGEFIDDRGLILRNNCICGYREGTIPGTGGHNVGTILADPKFVRLVEEFTADNDLIDKEQILAGLQLAAGSPCIGAGAGIADEPVFPLTTDFWGERIGNARNIGAYNH
- a CDS encoding SusE domain-containing protein, which codes for MNNIIRNTALAALFAAPLWIGGCNKENDFYEVGRQPVTLTRPAIDTVIVLDHEHPDSLYTFAWHSRRHFIDYKLRFGLDERFTTSCEQNPGVSDSWRMSTLQLDSVLSSMNVAVGATVKLYWTVEVVDPEVGWCDEVRRLTVTRCELPTGLILLQSPASEAKIVLDKKSPEAGVAFEWECPSTVPDYTLHVGLDAGLSGEGTMTVPCRSETSHAFTMQELDDWLAAQGIERNAETAIYWQVTGTGDLNNPIENSAVRTATVRRFTKDPAALTLAEPAADAELLLDAEKADEAVKFAWACDTTGITYTLRLHDAEFDKSATFSTGETASYEISQGDLDLLLEQTFGMVASQKKKFTWSVTPSDTEFAAADETERIVYIRRFEAVTAADPITLTAGPADGTDYALDYARKDETLSTAAWTCNARGVTYALEYSLNADMSASKTRPLTAEKSAELTHSLLDDMLSDLGGAYLTRTVYWRVTSTVSIKTAPSETRSLRLTGMLRPYTDLRDPASPETYAVVKIGEDIWMAENLRALSYSDGTAFTTVDVIYGKPAAKTFANDLIGDAKVRGVYYSWPTALRTYEEATEAEDTRMQGVCPEGWHVSTMQEWKAVRAAADYSAARVKSAQYWTGSTGTNDTGLNIVPAGKFWHGNVPSPDNADDKASFWTTTKTDATTAQMFEVFGWSNEIVPWNFNSRPWSEGDGTASMLVNVRCVRDRD
- a CDS encoding FISUMP domain-containing protein yields the protein MKRFTAYLIPAAAVLAALLSLSCEQQIDYVDATWARPVSPAEGSTLKIDFFKPDDKQVFTWEARPGATYKIAFDVDMHFENACVYDMGQKDSLVLTNSEMLDMLRTVWPDFSGVKRFFWRVEQTRGHEVRTSWRYFSAIPLVESFTDARDGEVYGACQFILNDGSLMTIMSENLRATVYADGESLPVEAKVAAGGGYCNDPLYVQKVGRYYSWAVATRLTWDEAKAAYEAGQTVQGVCPEGWHLPSMDEFNALREYLGADGANAVKDPSYWPTTAGITNSAKMNVAVSGFYWHEGLTFLTDPTFTARFWTSTPRLRGMQFAYGDSASADDPTKAVLLSIYDDASTLNMQSYSIVPSVENHMYPIRCVMDPM
- a CDS encoding RagB/SusD family nutrient uptake outer membrane protein → MKKFSTLFIAALLLAGWSSGCADYLNTVPVDKSSPNTFLKGVEQAKSMLAGIYYCFYDDSPAYITPYTYENMCDNSYNHHTWEFSAEFASGTQTAASWWAELKWTKDWQAISRANSLIRSMALATGIGPADSRKILAEARFLRAWFYFDLVRFYGRVPLVDENSPQENAPREELDKVMAFIKGDVEYAVGNLDNIPGGEVASLGAALMLRLQIAQYEYDNAEVIACAKAIKELGYDLYGDFRKLFLDEGINDPSNKEVIFKVNYAEDLRSSYMTQLWYNWFSFNTTLEMVNSFFTANGLPVKPLEADNGASIPADPTYDKDYPFENRDPRLKLSVLCPGDEYRCDGTSRYQVHWQPANWDNKTGFAAKKGANETLGNLNNDGGDKILMRYGEVLLAWAEAENEENGPKGAYEMIDRLRRRVGMVTLTESLPNLTKETMRALIRNERRVELFHEGQRWHDIRRWKIAEKVMTDAHGLDVSKLQYYPSSGATSPYWQYEEIVIDKRSFNKDRDYLWPIPLKELNANPLIRDDQNPGY